Proteins encoded in a region of the Stieleria neptunia genome:
- a CDS encoding bifunctional aminoglycoside phosphotransferase/ATP-binding protein produces the protein MSHADATATANPPSSKELVEGLRNPEAYPGIQADEVELHQTHISWVFLVGEFAYKIKKPVRTAFLDYSSLEKRKQFCKQELRLDRRFAAELYLDVVPLTWSAGKPVVEGTGPAVEYAVKMRRFPAGALLSERLDAGKLTSDEVFDLARRVAEFHQTAERLPGDAHGKRLGSIHSVHRNATDNLTALKDAVAGPSAKVLRVLGDWTGKFFQEHRHVFAQRVANGFIRECHGDMHLANIVHWNDRLIPFDGIEFNDQFRWIDVLSDAAFAAMDFAARDRLDLSRSFINAYLEHTGDHASLVVLRWYLVYRAMIRAKVAVIRASQPGLSDSERAAAMQDCEHHIELAYQYSLRDRPALWITHGVSGSGKTTASEWIVQRHGAIRLRSDIERKRHFGMQPTDRPSDRQKRALYCETADHATYERLRRMARCILRSGHSVVIDATFLRREDRQMFQTLAARESATFGILNCHAEEQTLRQRISDRIARDDDASDANLDVLDHQLSSIEPLSAAEQNRVVEMPN, from the coding sequence ATGAGTCACGCCGACGCCACCGCGACCGCCAACCCACCATCCAGCAAAGAACTGGTCGAAGGGCTTCGCAATCCCGAAGCCTATCCGGGGATCCAAGCGGACGAAGTGGAATTGCATCAGACGCACATCTCGTGGGTCTTCCTGGTCGGCGAGTTTGCGTACAAGATCAAAAAGCCGGTTCGCACCGCGTTCTTGGACTATTCATCACTCGAAAAACGCAAACAGTTTTGCAAGCAGGAACTACGGCTGGATCGACGCTTCGCCGCGGAGCTTTACTTGGACGTCGTCCCGCTGACGTGGAGCGCGGGAAAGCCGGTGGTGGAAGGCACGGGGCCGGCGGTGGAGTACGCCGTCAAAATGCGACGGTTTCCGGCCGGCGCGCTGCTCAGTGAACGACTGGACGCCGGCAAACTGACGAGCGACGAAGTCTTCGATCTGGCCCGGCGTGTTGCCGAGTTCCATCAGACTGCCGAACGGCTGCCCGGCGACGCCCATGGCAAACGGCTCGGCTCGATCCACTCGGTCCACCGAAACGCGACCGACAATCTGACCGCACTCAAGGATGCGGTCGCCGGTCCATCGGCCAAGGTCCTCCGCGTGCTCGGCGATTGGACCGGCAAGTTTTTTCAAGAACACCGACACGTGTTCGCGCAGCGAGTCGCCAACGGCTTCATTCGCGAATGCCACGGCGACATGCACTTGGCCAATATCGTCCACTGGAACGACCGTTTGATCCCCTTCGATGGAATCGAGTTCAACGATCAGTTTCGTTGGATCGATGTGCTCAGCGACGCCGCGTTTGCCGCCATGGATTTCGCCGCCCGCGACCGGTTGGATCTGTCCCGCAGTTTCATCAACGCCTACCTGGAACACACCGGCGACCATGCCTCACTGGTCGTGCTCCGGTGGTACCTGGTCTATCGCGCGATGATCCGTGCCAAGGTGGCAGTGATCCGGGCCTCCCAGCCCGGTCTGTCCGACTCCGAGCGGGCCGCGGCGATGCAGGATTGCGAGCACCACATCGAACTGGCTTATCAGTATTCGTTGCGTGACCGCCCCGCATTGTGGATCACGCACGGCGTCAGCGGCAGTGGTAAAACCACCGCCAGCGAATGGATCGTCCAGCGGCACGGTGCGATCCGACTCCGCAGCGACATCGAACGAAAGCGGCATTTCGGAATGCAGCCGACGGATCGTCCCAGCGACCGGCAAAAACGCGCTCTGTACTGTGAAACGGCCGATCATGCGACCTACGAAAGGTTGCGCCGGATGGCGCGTTGCATCCTCCGTTCCGGCCACTCCGTCGTGATCGATGCGACGTTTCTGCGACGGGAAGACCGCCAGATGTTTCAGACCCTGGCCGCGCGCGAATCGGCGACGTTCGGAATCCTGAACTGCCACGCCGAAGAGCAAACGCTGCGGCAGCGGATCAGTGACCGGATCGCCCGCGACGACGACGCCTCGGATGCCAATCTGGACGTCCTGGACCACCAACTGTCCAGCATCGAGCCGCTTTCGGCCGCCGAACAAAACCGCGTGGTCGAGATGCCGAATTAG
- the trxA gene encoding thioredoxin, translating into MTEHPLSLVCSDCLAVNRVPGNRLNDRPICGKCQTPLLPANPVELTDRSFGKFVSRSDVPVLVDFWASWCGPCRMMAPSFAEAAADLSPRFILAKLDTDAAAQTAAQFSLSGIPTIILFHRGSEIARQTGALNTAQILQFARSNAPPS; encoded by the coding sequence ATGACTGAACATCCACTGAGTCTTGTTTGCTCCGACTGTCTCGCCGTCAATCGTGTGCCGGGCAATCGGCTCAACGACCGACCGATCTGTGGCAAATGCCAAACCCCCTTGCTGCCCGCCAACCCGGTTGAGTTGACCGATCGCTCGTTCGGCAAATTTGTGTCGCGATCCGACGTCCCGGTCCTGGTTGATTTCTGGGCGTCTTGGTGCGGCCCTTGCCGGATGATGGCGCCTTCGTTTGCCGAAGCCGCGGCGGACTTGTCGCCCCGTTTTATCCTCGCCAAGCTGGACACCGATGCCGCCGCGCAGACCGCGGCCCAGTTTTCGCTCTCCGGAATCCCCACGATCATTCTGTTCCATCGCGGATCCGAAATCGCCCGCCAAACCGGCGCGTTGAACACCGCGCAAATCCTTCAATTCGCCCGCTCCAACGCCCCGCCGAGCTGA
- a CDS encoding universal stress protein yields the protein MQRFKNILVYAGTNDPETAIKRAFEIAKENKAVVTLMDAIKPLPGAIGLMTHGASPDELEHLMIEDRGQKLVQLANQFCRESLSVEILVRCGDPAQEITKRVLAAGHDLVIKTADGVSTTGRLFGSIARSLLRVCPCPVWLLKPLIHPEFKQVLASIDMDADDETHLNLNNDILELAYAIALRDRAKLHVVSVWDMWMEHALRRRAGDAEVNAALAKREAKVRKRLDRLLHEPFADADDIEVHLHRGPAAANILAVAETIEADLVVMGTVCRTGVAGFLIGNTAESLLSQLNCSVLALKPEGFETPIHISEDDESVDTLLLPMI from the coding sequence ATGCAACGATTTAAGAACATCTTGGTCTACGCGGGAACGAACGATCCCGAGACGGCAATCAAACGCGCCTTCGAGATCGCCAAGGAGAACAAGGCGGTGGTCACGCTGATGGACGCGATCAAGCCGCTGCCTGGGGCGATCGGGCTGATGACGCATGGGGCCAGTCCGGACGAACTCGAACACCTGATGATCGAGGACCGCGGACAAAAATTGGTCCAACTGGCCAATCAGTTTTGCCGCGAAAGTCTTTCCGTGGAGATCCTGGTTCGTTGTGGCGATCCGGCGCAAGAAATTACCAAACGCGTGCTCGCCGCGGGACACGATTTGGTGATCAAGACGGCCGATGGAGTTTCGACCACGGGGCGGTTGTTCGGCAGCATCGCTCGTTCGCTGCTACGTGTTTGTCCCTGTCCCGTGTGGTTGCTCAAGCCGCTGATCCACCCCGAGTTTAAACAGGTGCTCGCGTCGATCGACATGGATGCCGATGATGAAACCCATTTGAACTTGAACAACGACATTCTCGAGTTGGCTTACGCGATCGCCTTGCGTGACCGCGCCAAACTGCACGTCGTCAGCGTCTGGGACATGTGGATGGAACACGCCCTTCGTCGACGCGCCGGCGACGCGGAAGTCAATGCCGCGTTGGCCAAACGCGAAGCCAAGGTCCGCAAACGACTTGACCGACTGTTGCACGAACCGTTTGCCGACGCCGACGACATCGAAGTCCATCTGCATCGTGGGCCGGCCGCCGCCAACATTCTTGCCGTCGCCGAAACCATCGAAGCCGACTTGGTGGTCATGGGGACGGTCTGTCGGACCGGCGTGGCCGGATTCCTGATCGGCAACACCGCCGAAAGCCTGCTCAGTCAATTGAACTGTTCGGTGCTCGCCCTCAAACCCGAAGGCTTTGAAACGCCGATCCACATCAGCGAAGATGACGAGTCGGTGGACACACTTTTGTTGCCGATGATCTAA
- a CDS encoding group I truncated hemoglobin gives MTDESRALFDRLGGTAAVAAIVQEMYARVLDDPELAPFFDGVSMDRLQTMQFHFLASAFDGPAEYSGADLTRIHSGRGITAVHFAKFCGHFADALEDHGASKRDVDDALGRLALYKDKITGDANVDG, from the coding sequence ATGACCGACGAATCACGAGCCCTGTTTGACCGACTCGGTGGCACCGCCGCCGTCGCTGCGATTGTCCAGGAGATGTACGCCCGGGTCCTCGACGACCCGGAATTGGCACCGTTTTTCGATGGCGTCTCGATGGACCGGTTGCAGACGATGCAGTTTCACTTTCTGGCCTCCGCCTTTGACGGGCCGGCCGAATATTCGGGGGCCGATTTGACCCGGATTCACTCCGGGCGTGGAATCACGGCGGTGCACTTCGCCAAATTCTGTGGGCACTTCGCCGATGCCTTGGAGGACCACGGCGCCTCCAAACGCGACGTCGATGACGCCTTGGGGCGACTGGCCCTGTACAAAGACAAAATCACCGGCGACGCCAACGTGGATGGCTAG
- a CDS encoding sigma-54-dependent transcriptional regulator — MSSSPIKLLLVEDEDDFRETSARWMERKGHDVSAAASGAEALELCAQDSFDVAVFDMNMPGMSGMELLQRVQQDKIEMEVIILTGQGTIESAVAAMKLGACDFLTKPCSLGDLEHHCMLARDRGRLRRENKQLKAIISRSRPALELVGESPSMRQVVKMVHKVAPTDKPVLIQGESGTGKEVVARAIQQNSKLGDKPFVTINCAALPEQLVESELFGHQKGSFTGATSDKPGLFEIADGGTLFIDEIGELPLSLQPKLLRVLEDGSMRRIGSHKERFVRVRIIAATNRDLTKEVESGNFREDLFYRINVLSLELPPLREREGDVDRLVDHYLPVPWHVDQAARDALNRYAWPGNVRQLINVIQRATILADGHDVTLDDLPSEIADCVDGDVERHTTDRVSAPETAETSDAESAFKPDSLKLDDIAKAHVMYVLAKENGNKAKAARVLGIHRRKLYRLLERFSCNEAESEAPLSAVE, encoded by the coding sequence ATGTCCAGTTCACCGATCAAGCTCCTGCTTGTTGAAGACGAAGATGATTTCCGCGAAACCTCCGCCCGTTGGATGGAGCGAAAGGGGCATGACGTCAGCGCCGCGGCGAGCGGTGCCGAAGCGTTGGAGTTGTGCGCCCAAGACAGTTTTGACGTTGCCGTGTTCGACATGAACATGCCGGGGATGTCCGGGATGGAACTGTTGCAGCGTGTGCAGCAGGACAAGATCGAGATGGAAGTGATCATCTTGACCGGCCAGGGAACGATCGAGTCCGCGGTCGCGGCGATGAAACTGGGCGCCTGCGATTTTTTGACCAAGCCCTGTTCGCTGGGCGATTTGGAACACCACTGCATGTTGGCCCGGGATCGCGGCCGATTGCGTCGCGAGAACAAACAACTCAAAGCGATCATTTCGCGCAGCCGGCCCGCGCTGGAGCTGGTCGGTGAATCACCGTCAATGCGACAGGTCGTCAAGATGGTGCACAAGGTGGCGCCGACCGACAAGCCGGTGTTGATCCAGGGCGAAAGCGGAACCGGCAAAGAAGTGGTGGCCAGGGCGATCCAACAGAACAGCAAGCTCGGGGACAAACCGTTTGTCACCATCAACTGCGCCGCGCTGCCCGAACAGTTGGTCGAAAGCGAACTGTTCGGCCACCAGAAAGGTTCATTCACCGGCGCGACCTCGGACAAACCCGGTCTGTTTGAGATCGCCGACGGTGGGACGTTGTTCATCGACGAAATCGGCGAGCTGCCGCTGTCGTTGCAGCCCAAATTGCTGCGTGTCTTGGAAGACGGTTCGATGCGTCGGATCGGATCACACAAGGAACGTTTTGTCCGTGTCCGAATCATCGCGGCCACCAACCGAGATCTGACCAAAGAAGTCGAATCGGGGAATTTCCGCGAGGACTTGTTCTACCGGATCAACGTCCTCTCATTGGAATTGCCACCGCTGCGCGAGCGTGAAGGCGACGTGGACCGCTTGGTTGATCACTACTTGCCGGTTCCCTGGCACGTCGACCAGGCCGCCAGGGATGCGCTCAATCGCTACGCTTGGCCGGGAAATGTTCGTCAGTTGATCAACGTGATCCAACGCGCCACGATCCTGGCCGATGGCCATGATGTGACCCTCGATGACCTGCCCTCGGAGATCGCCGATTGTGTCGATGGTGATGTCGAGCGTCATACCACCGACCGCGTCAGCGCCCCCGAGACGGCGGAGACCAGCGATGCCGAATCCGCGTTCAAACCCGACTCGCTCAAACTGGACGACATCGCCAAGGCGCACGTGATGTATGTGTTGGCCAAAGAAAACGGCAACAAGGCCAAGGCGGCACGTGTGCTGGGCATTCACCGACGAAAACTCTATCGCCTGCTGGAACGGTTCAGCTGCAACGAAGCCGAATCCGAAGCCCCGTTGAGCGCGGTCGAGTGA
- the ppsA gene encoding phosphoenolpyruvate synthase codes for MSTAAESATDLIRWFDQVGMDDVAVVGGKNASLGEMYRELTPRGVRIPNGFATTASAYRRHLSESGLDDKIRQILSGINYRDVGSLQHHGRIIRHMILDTPLSDELSHAIVSAYHVLSSGRGELADVAVRSSATAEDLPDASFAGQQETYLNVRGQASLLDACRRCLASLFTDRAISYRTDQGFDHMQVALSIGIQQMVRSDLASSGVMFSIDTETGFRDAVLINAAYGLGENVVQGSVNPDEYYVFKPTLREGYRPILKRTLGSKAIKMVYDLGGSKMVKNVPVSDDMARRFALSDDDILQLAQWACDIEDHYSRVRGSFCPMDMEWAKDGISGELFIVQARPETVQSRRSVNALQRYHLKAEGVKLLEGRAVGEKIASGPVRLIRDVHELSQFADGEILVTDKTDPDWEPVMKRAAAIITNRGGRTCHAAIVSRELGLPAIVGTGDATDRLRNGQVVTISCASGDAGVVYDGELAFEVETIDLGAIGRPQTKIMMNVATPDEAFALSAIPNDGVGLAREEFIISNYVKVHPQALLDFDQLDPATRAAVEQATQGYDDKPQFFIDRLSEGIAMIAAAFYPKDVIVRMSDFKTNEYANLIGGRRYEPKEENPMIGFRGASRYYHESFQAAFALECQAALRVRRDMGLSNVKLMIPFCRTIEEGRKVQAEMKKNGLVRGEDGLEVYVMCEIPSNVILADQFAEIFDGFSIGSNDLTQLTLGVDRDSAIVAHVFDEQNEAVKRMISSVIAEAKRCGRKIGICGQAPSDYPEFAQFLVEQGIDSMSLTPDSVLKTTVHILKVEGSGS; via the coding sequence ATGAGTACGGCAGCAGAATCCGCCACGGACTTGATCCGCTGGTTCGACCAGGTCGGGATGGACGATGTCGCCGTGGTGGGCGGCAAGAACGCCTCGCTGGGCGAGATGTATCGCGAATTGACACCCCGCGGCGTGCGGATTCCCAACGGGTTTGCCACCACGGCATCGGCCTACCGGCGCCATTTGTCCGAGAGCGGATTGGACGACAAGATTCGACAGATTTTGAGCGGGATCAATTACCGGGACGTGGGGTCGCTTCAACATCACGGCAGAATCATCCGGCACATGATCTTGGACACGCCGCTGTCGGACGAACTCTCCCACGCGATCGTCAGCGCCTACCACGTGTTGTCCAGCGGTCGGGGGGAATTGGCCGACGTGGCGGTCCGCAGCAGCGCGACGGCAGAGGATTTACCGGACGCCAGTTTCGCCGGCCAGCAAGAGACGTATTTGAATGTCCGCGGTCAGGCATCGCTGTTGGACGCTTGCCGGCGTTGTCTGGCGTCGTTGTTCACCGATCGCGCCATCTCGTACCGCACCGATCAAGGTTTTGACCACATGCAGGTCGCGTTGTCGATCGGCATCCAGCAAATGGTGCGTTCGGATCTGGCATCGTCGGGGGTGATGTTTTCGATCGACACCGAGACCGGTTTTCGTGATGCCGTGCTGATCAATGCCGCCTACGGGCTGGGAGAAAACGTCGTCCAGGGGAGCGTCAATCCGGATGAATACTATGTCTTTAAACCGACGCTGCGGGAGGGCTATCGTCCGATTTTGAAACGCACGCTGGGGTCGAAAGCCATCAAGATGGTGTACGACTTGGGTGGCAGCAAGATGGTCAAAAACGTTCCGGTGTCGGACGACATGGCGAGACGATTCGCGTTGTCCGACGACGACATTCTGCAACTGGCGCAGTGGGCGTGCGACATCGAAGACCACTACAGCCGCGTTCGCGGTTCGTTTTGCCCGATGGATATGGAATGGGCGAAAGACGGAATCAGCGGCGAATTGTTTATCGTGCAAGCCCGGCCCGAGACGGTCCAGTCGCGACGATCGGTCAACGCCTTGCAGCGATATCATCTGAAAGCGGAAGGGGTGAAACTATTGGAAGGCCGTGCGGTCGGCGAGAAGATCGCCTCGGGACCGGTGCGGTTGATCCGCGATGTCCATGAGTTGTCGCAGTTTGCCGACGGCGAGATCTTGGTCACCGACAAGACCGATCCGGATTGGGAACCGGTGATGAAACGCGCCGCGGCGATCATCACCAATCGCGGCGGACGCACCTGCCATGCGGCGATCGTCAGCCGCGAACTGGGATTGCCGGCGATCGTCGGCACCGGCGACGCCACGGATCGACTTCGCAATGGCCAGGTCGTCACGATCAGCTGCGCCAGCGGGGATGCCGGCGTGGTTTACGACGGCGAGTTGGCGTTTGAGGTCGAAACGATCGATCTGGGAGCGATCGGCCGCCCCCAAACCAAAATCATGATGAATGTCGCCACGCCCGACGAAGCGTTCGCGCTCTCGGCAATCCCCAATGACGGCGTGGGGTTGGCGCGGGAGGAATTCATCATTTCCAACTACGTCAAGGTGCATCCCCAAGCCTTGCTGGATTTCGACCAACTGGATCCCGCCACCCGGGCCGCGGTCGAACAAGCCACCCAGGGGTATGACGACAAGCCGCAGTTCTTTATCGATCGCCTGTCCGAGGGCATTGCGATGATCGCCGCGGCGTTCTATCCCAAAGACGTGATCGTTCGCATGAGCGATTTTAAGACGAACGAGTACGCAAACTTGATCGGGGGACGCCGCTACGAGCCGAAGGAAGAGAATCCGATGATCGGATTTCGCGGCGCGTCGCGTTATTACCACGAGAGTTTTCAAGCCGCGTTCGCACTCGAATGCCAAGCCGCGCTGCGGGTCCGCCGCGACATGGGGCTGAGCAATGTCAAGCTGATGATCCCGTTCTGCCGCACCATCGAAGAAGGGAGAAAGGTTCAAGCGGAGATGAAAAAGAATGGCTTGGTCCGTGGCGAAGACGGCTTGGAGGTCTACGTGATGTGCGAAATCCCCAGCAACGTGATCCTGGCCGACCAATTCGCCGAAATCTTCGACGGATTCTCCATCGGGTCGAACGATCTGACCCAATTGACGCTGGGGGTGGACCGCGATTCGGCGATCGTGGCCCATGTCTTCGATGAGCAAAACGAAGCGGTCAAACGGATGATTTCCAGCGTGATTGCCGAGGCGAAGCGTTGCGGTCGCAAGATCGGAATCTGCGGCCAGGCGCCCAGTGATTACCCCGAGTTTGCCCAGTTTTTGGTCGAGCAGGGGATCGACAGCATGTCGTTGACCCCGGATTCGGTGCTGAAGACCACCGTGCACATTCTAAAAGTCGAAGGGTCTGGTTCCTGA
- a CDS encoding phytanoyl-CoA dioxygenase family protein, which translates to MSAPISLLDREQYQRDGFLLRKSLFDAQEIDLLRRSAREDKQLDDHAFGRADGEGGTVRLSLWNHPGQGIYGAFARCHRMVDTAEQLLDDEPYHYHSKMIMKDARVGGAWAWHQDYGYWYANGVLTPNLVSAFIAVDPATRENGCLQVIRGSHHCGRVHHQLTGDQAGADVERVGEILKRMELIYVEMDPGDVLFFHSNLLHRSDQNKSADPRWSMICCYNAKSNDPYKDSHHPRYTPIDRLQDSAIKQIGIKRFDADTAEAAFLDPNHDASAKSLRDE; encoded by the coding sequence ATGTCCGCACCGATTTCCCTGCTCGATCGTGAACAATACCAACGCGACGGCTTTTTGCTTCGCAAATCGTTGTTCGACGCCCAGGAGATCGATCTTTTGCGTCGATCGGCCCGGGAGGACAAACAACTTGATGATCACGCCTTCGGCCGCGCCGATGGTGAAGGCGGGACGGTACGGTTGTCGCTATGGAATCACCCCGGCCAAGGGATTTATGGAGCCTTCGCCCGCTGCCATCGAATGGTCGATACTGCCGAACAACTGCTCGACGACGAGCCGTATCATTACCATTCCAAAATGATCATGAAGGATGCCCGCGTCGGCGGCGCCTGGGCGTGGCACCAGGACTACGGGTACTGGTACGCCAACGGGGTGCTCACACCGAACCTGGTCAGCGCCTTCATCGCCGTCGATCCGGCCACGCGGGAAAACGGTTGTTTGCAAGTCATCCGGGGTTCCCATCATTGTGGCAGGGTCCATCACCAATTGACCGGCGATCAGGCCGGTGCGGATGTTGAACGCGTTGGAGAGATCCTGAAACGCATGGAATTGATCTATGTCGAAATGGATCCCGGCGACGTGCTCTTCTTTCATTCCAATCTGTTGCATCGCAGTGACCAAAACAAATCTGCCGACCCGCGCTGGTCCATGATTTGTTGCTACAACGCGAAATCCAACGACCCCTACAAGGACTCGCACCACCCCCGCTACACGCCGATTGATCGTTTGCAGGATTCGGCGATCAAACAGATCGGTATCAAGCGATTCGATGCAGACACCGCGGAGGCGGCATTTTTGGATCCCAACCACGACGCCAGCGCCAAGTCGCTCCGGGACGAGTAA